A segment of the Bordetella flabilis genome:
CGGCGGGCTGCGCCAGTGCGGAGGGCGTGGCGGGCGCCGCCGTGGTGGCGGCCGGCTGGGCGCATCCCGCGCTGCCGATGCCGGCCAGTACGAGGGCCGGCAGCCAGCGCGCCAGGGCGCGCGAACGATGATCGATATCCCGAAGAGAATGAAAGCGCATGTGCGGATAAGCCTGAAACGGTTGGACAGGCTATGGTAACGTGCGCCGCCCGCGGTGCGCCGCGCACGCGCCCCCGCGAGCGGCACCACGCCAGTGGACCCGATACGCGAAGAGGTCGAGCGGCCCGGGGGCGAAGCGCGCCGGGAGAGGCGCCGGGCAGCGGCTCAGGCGGGACGCGGCGCCAACCTGGCTATCACTTCGGCATGTGCGGGGAACTCGGCCGCGAGCCGGTCCGCATCGGCCAGTTCGAAGTCGCTGAACTCGAACCCGGGCGCCACCGTGCAGCCCGCCAGCGTGTAGCGGTCGGCCGATACACGTTCAGCCGCGAACCAGCACTGCGCCGGCACCACCGCCTGGAATACGGCCTCCGGGTCCTCGATGGCGTTGCCCAGGCGATGCGTCGTCAAGCCGCCCCGCGGGTCCAGTATATGTATCAGCAGCGATCCACCCGCATAGAAATGCCAGACCTCGTCGGAGCGGATACGGTGCCAGGCCGAGTAGGCCTGTTCGCTCAGCATGTAGTAGATCGCCGTGCTGGCGGTACGGGTCACGCCCCATGCGGGCCGCAGGAGCGTCTCGGAGGCCCGATAGGTCTCGCGGTAATAACCGCCTTCCGGATGCGGCTGCAGGCCCAGGCGTTCCACCAGGCGGGCGGCGATGGTGCGATCGATGTCCATGGCAGCCCTCAATCGCGGCCGATGCAGGCGCGCAGCGACTGGCGCTGCCTGCCGTCGGCGTCGAAGTTCTGCGGCGCCAGCCATGCCTCGTACGCCTGCCGCAAGGCCGGCCACTCGCCGTCGATGATGGAGAACCAGGCGCTGTCGCGGGTACGGCCCTTGTAGACGATGGCCTGGCGGAAGACGCCTTCGAAGGTATACCCGTAGCGCGCCGCGGCCTTGCGCGACGGCTCGTTCAGGCTGTCGCATTTCCATTCGAGGCGGCGATAGCCCAGTTCGTCGAAGACGCGCCGCATGAACAGGTATTGCGCCTCGGTGGCGATCGGCGTGCGCTGGAGCAGCGGTGAATAGCAGACATGGCCGATCTCGATAACGCCATTCGCGGGGTCGATGCGCATGAGCGCGGCGGTGCCGATGGCCTTGCCGGACGCGAGATCGATGATGGCATGGTGCATCGGGTCGGTGCTGGCAGCCGCCTGGGCCACGTAGTCGTTGAACGTTCCGGCATCCTGGAAAGGACCGTAGTTCAGATAGGTCCAGAGGCTGTCATCCCGCGCCTGGTGGTGCGCCTGGTACAGGTCCGCGGCATGGCGCGCGGCATCCAGGGGCTCGACGCGGCAGAAGCGGCCCTGCATGGCCGTGGCCGGCGGCCGGGCGCGGGGCGTCCAGTCCGAAAGGGCGTCGCCGATGGGCTGTCCGTGTTCGTTGGTGCGGGTCATGGTGCGTCGATCAGGCAAGGTGGATGGATGGCCGGAAGCGGTGTAAGCATACCTGCTGATGCCTCGCGCCTGCGGCGGGGCGGGGGCGGCCCCTTCATTTCGCCAGGCGCTGCAGCAAGGCCTGCGCGGCGGCGGGCGCCTTTTCCTTGTCGCCATTGATGAAGAACACGAAAACGTCCCGTCCCTTGGCGGCGGCAGGCTGCTTCGTTGCCTCGGCGACGCGGGGCAGATCGTCCGGCTCGCCGCCCGCCGCCCAGCAGCGGGCACGCTCGGCCCAGGCATCCAGGGCCTTGGGCGCGTAGCCGGCGCGATTGGCGGCGCTGGAACGCATCAGGCGGGCATAGACGAAGCCACCCGTCAGGTCGGCGAACGAAGGGTACTTGTCCGAATCCGTGTGGACCGTGGCGACCTTGTACTTGCGCGCCAGCTTCAGATAGCCCGGGTCCATGAAACTTTCGTGCCGCACGTCCATCACATGGCGCAGGCGCCGGTCATCGACCCGGTCAGGCAGCAAGGCCAGGAAGGCCTCGAAGTCATCCGGATCGAAGGCCTTGGTCGGGGCGAATTGCCACACGATGGGACCGAGCTTGTCGCGCAGCTCGGTAATGCCGCTGTTCAGGAAACGCTGCACGGAGTCGCCGGCCTCGGCGAGCACGCGGCGGTTGGTCGCGTAGCGCGAGGCCTTGAGCGAAAAAATGAAATCGTCGGGGGTTTCGTCGCGCCAGCGCGCGAAGGATGCCGGCTTCTGGGTGCTGTAGTAGGTGCCGTTGACCTCGATGGCCGTCACCTGGCGGCTGGCGTATTCCAGCTCGCGGCTATGCGGCAGGTCGTCCGGAAAGAACGTCTTGCGCCAGGGCTCGTATGTCCAACCGCCGATGCCGACGCGTATGCGGCCTTCCGCCATGGTGAACCTCCCCAGGATGATTACGGTAGACCGCGCGAGCCGGAGCCAGCCCGCCGCTGGTCCGCCATCATCGCGCGGGATGCCGGCGCGTCATCCGATCAGCGCACCCAGCACCAGAACAGCGAGTATGGCCCAGAACAGGAAACCCAGCACGGACCGCCGCAGCAAGGCGCGGATGGCCGCG
Coding sequences within it:
- a CDS encoding cupin domain-containing protein — protein: MDIDRTIAARLVERLGLQPHPEGGYYRETYRASETLLRPAWGVTRTASTAIYYMLSEQAYSAWHRIRSDEVWHFYAGGSLLIHILDPRGGLTTHRLGNAIEDPEAVFQAVVPAQCWFAAERVSADRYTLAGCTVAPGFEFSDFELADADRLAAEFPAHAEVIARLAPRPA
- a CDS encoding GNAT family N-acetyltransferase, with protein sequence MATRKRRPPPRRPCCSAWRNEGAAPAPPQARGISRYAYTASGHPSTLPDRRTMTRTNEHGQPIGDALSDWTPRARPPATAMQGRFCRVEPLDAARHAADLYQAHHQARDDSLWTYLNYGPFQDAGTFNDYVAQAAASTDPMHHAIIDLASGKAIGTAALMRIDPANGVIEIGHVCYSPLLQRTPIATEAQYLFMRRVFDELGYRRLEWKCDSLNEPSRKAAARYGYTFEGVFRQAIVYKGRTRDSAWFSIIDGEWPALRQAYEAWLAPQNFDADGRQRQSLRACIGRD
- a CDS encoding DUF72 domain-containing protein, which translates into the protein MAEGRIRVGIGGWTYEPWRKTFFPDDLPHSRELEYASRQVTAIEVNGTYYSTQKPASFARWRDETPDDFIFSLKASRYATNRRVLAEAGDSVQRFLNSGITELRDKLGPIVWQFAPTKAFDPDDFEAFLALLPDRVDDRRLRHVMDVRHESFMDPGYLKLARKYKVATVHTDSDKYPSFADLTGGFVYARLMRSSAANRAGYAPKALDAWAERARCWAAGGEPDDLPRVAEATKQPAAAKGRDVFVFFINGDKEKAPAAAQALLQRLAK